From Spodoptera frugiperda isolate SF20-4 chromosome 27, AGI-APGP_CSIRO_Sfru_2.0, whole genome shotgun sequence, a single genomic window includes:
- the LOC118263305 gene encoding THO complex subunit 2 isoform X1: MGSYAKFVSDYCKTWEKSGKEQFVKHVTQFIKDEDKSPLFTKSGKLSGLSQTMYDLLLCGLRGNLKKEAVLTVLRDITVLHADIPSVILDVVSVLDAETCSDVQSEERTNFCYIVRELEPFLSDKLLKERLEIDTLQDAGTLKNKLFYTKFIKIKTKLYYKQRKFNLFREESEGYSKLIVELNHEGVDKADWKSLLEIIQSLIGCFNLDPNRALDIILESFESRTHSDQLFIPLIKNYMGDPQVISEVLGFKLGNMEVLENYKEPPPLMTVIALLLQHQVISLDDIYPWLRPDDSIMAKEADKELKTVQDYIRKLSIVSTKGPQVNGAAEYVEEKSDPQEYWSNQKLVLCEALLKVNAWREFAALSARLPTNIMPQRPAVALCNMLHALVEPLYRNNCRVAPKIIGKPIPPLKSTLAPQACKTFEDMKETVIPALVLLGPSLHYDPILMYKIIRILRTARSQKEDPLHHEALTVLDAAILPALTLMDGNCCMAEEVYTLLKLYPYQCRYCLYSRWKNEAAERIPSLMRVRGNSLQRIKHIMKRVSKENIKPQGRLIGKLSHAAPTLIFDYMLLQIQTYDNLIGPVVESLKYLTSLSLDVLGYCLLEALCAGRAGGGAAHPAWLQALAAFAGAAFKKHNIELTALLQFVANRLKAQQSQDLLILKEIVQKMAGIEAAEEMTPEQLEAMAGGELLKGEAGYFSQVRNTKRSSARLKEAIVGNNLDISLCILAAQQRHCCVWKEYDGDSVSSSEPPGSQLKVVGRLADQCQDALVQLGTFLASSHAPDEYAARLPPLQELLRDYHVDADVAFFLHRPVLAQKINAKVESLRKLSDSKSDSIEKSIERYTQASQEALEPIVQSVTPILPNKVWEDISPEFYVTFWSLSMYDLRVPEESYDREIERLKTAAANAAKDTSQGTKGKKEQDRFNALIDKLQEERRRQAEHVRRVVARLAAECGAWFPARAAKSAKNETVTRLMQLCLFPRCVFTPADALYCAEFVHTVHSLRTPNFSTLLCYDRLFCDITYSVMSCTEGEAARYGTFLCKVLGTAMRWHADKQAFHRECAHYPGFVTKYRVSNQFTEANDHVGYENYRHVCHKWHYKITKAMVVCLDSGDYVQIRNALIVLIRVLPHFPVLAKLAQIIERKIDKVKEEEKTQRQDLYVLATGYSGQLRNKGPTMMRESDFHQVGDKHKVAGAPAAPAATKDEAGATKPDTEPAPSPPQTVDVEKKESRNNDRRREEVDREKESKRESRSTLKERVKEEVRSKDRSPRERSHREERYLETVSPPHDHRSAPDDVERDVKRRKVENSGNGKQGSKDIEERSPEKEKRKAKLRGDERKERKMNRKRDRAEESVILEQKRRRDEQKAVIKMGSHQNGSQEDHHYEKYHKREKSPFRDRSHEEPRDNKHRRSNESKIRR, encoded by the exons ATGGGATCATATGCGAAATTTGTTTCGGATTACTGTAAAACTTGGGAGAAATCCGGAAAGGAGCAATT TGTAAAACATGTGACGCAATTCATTAAGGATGAAGACAAAAGTCCACTTTTTACTAAGTCCGGCAAACTTTCTGGTTTGTCTCAGACCATGTATGACTTATTACTCTGTGGTCTTCGTGGGAATCTTAAAAAAGAAGCTGTCCTTACTGTTCTCCGTGATATAACA GTATTGCATGCTGACATACCATCAGTGATTTTAGATGTAGTGAGTGTGCTTGATGCTGAGACTTGTTCTGATGTCCAAAGTGAAGAGCGCACAAACTTTTGCTACATTGTTAGGGAATTGGAGCCTTTTTTATCTGataaacttttaaaagaaaGATTAGAAATTGATACATTGCAAGATGCTGGTACTTTAAagaataaactattttataccaaatttattaaaatcaagaCTAAGTTGTA TTACAAACAACGtaagtttaatttgtttagAGAAGAAAGTGAAGGTTATTCCAAGTTAATTGTTGAATTAAATCATGAAGGTGTTGATAAGGCAGATTGGAAAAGTTTACTGGAAATAATTCAGTCTCTAATAG gTTGTTTTAACTTAGACCCTAACAGAGCATTAGATATAATACTAGAATCATTTGAATCCCGTACACACTCTGATCAATTATTTATACctcttattaaaaattatatgggtGATCCTCAAGTGATTTCTGAAGTTTTGGGCTTTAAGTTAGGGAATATGGAAGTACTAGAAAATTATAAGGAACCTCCACCATTGATGACAGTTATAGCTTTACTCTTACAACACCAAGTCATTTCTCTTGATGATATCTATCCCTGG ctCAGACCTGACGATTCTATAATGGCAAAAGAGGCAGATAAGGAGTTAAAAACAGTCCAGGACTACATTCGTAAACTAAGCATTGTGTCCACTAAGGGGCCACAAGTCAATGGAGCTGCTGAATATGTTGAAGAAAAGTCTGATCCTCAG GAATATTGGAGCAACCAAAAGTTGGTGTTATGTGAAGCCTTACTGAAGGTGAATGCATGGCGTGAGTTCGCAGCGCTGTCAGCCCGACTGCCCACTAACATCATGCCACAGCGCCCCGCTGTCGCACTCTGTAACATGCTACATGCTCTCGTCGAGCCACTGTACAGAAA TAACTGTCGCGTTGCTCCTAAAATAATAGGAAAACCCATTCCACCGTTAAAGTCGACTTTAGCACCTCAAGCATGCAAGACATTTGAGGACATGAAGGAAACAGTGATTCCTGCCCTGGTATTATTAGGACCATCGCTTCACTATGATCCTATTTTAATGTACAAA ATTATTCGTATATTAAGGACTGCGCGTTCGCAAAAAGAAGACCCTTTGCATCATGAAGCGCTTACAGTTTTGGACGCTGCCATATTACCAGCTCTTACTTTAATGGATGGTAACTGTTGTATGGCTGAGGAAGTTTACACTTTGTTGAAATTATACCCATATCAATGCAG GTATTGTCTATATTCTCGCTGGAAAAACGAAGCTGCTGAGAGAATACCGTCTTTGATGCGCGTACGCGGCAATTCCCTACAAAGAATCAAGCACATCATGAAACGTGtttctaaagaaaatataaagccACAAGGTCGTCTCATCGGGAAACTGTCGCATGCTGCGCCGACTTTAATTTTTGACTACATGCTACTTCAG ATCCAAACATACGACAATCTGATCGGTCCCGTGGTGGAGTCGCTGAAGTACCTGACGTCGCTGTCGCTGGACGTGCTGGGCTACTGCCTGCTGGAGGCGCTgtgcgcggggcgcgcgggggGCGGCGCGGCACACCCCGCCTGGCTGCAGGCACTCGCGGCCTTCGCGGGCGCCGCCTTCAAGAAGCACAACATCGAGCTCACCGCGCTGCTGCAGTTCGTCGCCAACCGGCTTAAGGCTCAGCAAAG ccAAGATCTACTGATATTGAAGGAGATTGTTCAGAAGATGGCTGGAATTGAAGCTGCTGAAGAAATGACACCTGAACAATTGGAAGCTATGGCTGGTGGTGAACTTCTGAAAGGAGAG GCTGGTTATTTTTCTCAAGTACGAAATACAAAGCGATCATCAGCGAGACTAAAGGAAGCTATTGTCGGAAATAACCTGGACATCTCATTGTGCATACTGGCTGCACAACAACGCCATTGTTGTGTGTGGAAAg AGTACGATGGAGACTCTGTATCGAGCAGTGAGCCTCCTGGGTCCCAACTGAAGGTAGTTGGTCGTTTAGCTGACCAGTGTCAAGATGCTCTAGTACAACTTGGAACGTTTTTGGCGTCATCCCACGCTCCTGATGAATATGCTGCAAGATTGCCACCTTTACAG GAACTGCTTCGAGATTACCATGTAGATGCTGATGTAGCATTCTTCCTTCATCGTCCTGTGTTAGCTCAAAAAATTAATGCAAAAGTGGAGTCTTTACGAAAACTTTCCGACAGCAAATCTGACTCAATCGAGAAGAGTATCGAGAGATACACACAGGCATCACAAGAGGCTTTGGAACCTATTGTGCAGTCTGTAACACCTATATTGCCAAATAAAGTTTGGGAAGACATTTCTCCCGAATTTTATGTCACATTCTG gtCCTTGTCTATGTATGATCTGCGAGTTCCAGAGGAAAGTTACGATAGAGAAATCGAACGTTTGAAAACTGCCGCCGCTAACGCGGCCAAGGATACGTCGCAGGGAACGAAGGGCAAAAAGGAGCAGGATCGTTTCAATGCACTCATTGATAAACTTCAG GAGGAGCGGCGGCGGCAGGCGGAGCACGTGCGGCGCGTGGTGGCGCGGCTGGCGGCGGAGTGCGGCGCCTGGTTCCCGGCGCGCGCCGCCAAGTCCGCCAAGAACGAGACCGTCACGCGCCTCATGCAGCTCTGCCTGTTCCCGCGCTGCGTCTTCACGCCCGCCGACGCGCTCTACTGCGCCGAGTTCGTGCACACCGTGCACTCGCTGCGCACGCCCAACTTCTCCACCCTGCTGTGCTACGATAGG TTGTTCTGCGACATCACATACTCGGTGATGTCGTGCACGGAGGGCGAGGCGGCGCGCTACGGCACGTTCCTGTGCAAGGTGCTGGGCACGGCCATGCGGTGGCACGCGGACAAACAAGCCTTCCACCGCGAGTGTGCGCACTACCCGGGCTTCGTAACCAAATACCGCGTCTCGAACCAATTTACTGAGGCTAACGATCATGTCGGCTATGAAAACTACAG GCATGTTTGCCACAAATGGCATTACAAGATAACTAAAGCCATGGTCGTGTGCTTGGACTCGGGTGATTACGTACAGATACGCAACGCGCTTATTGTACTTATAAGAGTGTTGCCACACTTCCCAGTTTTAGCTAAACTGGCTCAAATAATTGAACGGAAAATAGATAAA gtaaaagaagaagaaaagacACAGCGACAGGATCTTTATGTACTTGCGACAGGATATAGCGGACAGCTGAGGAACAAGGGTCCCACTATGATGCGGGAAAGTGATTTCCATCAG GTGGGCGACAAGCACAAGGTGGCGGGTGCCCCGGCGGCGCCGGCGGCGACCAAGGACGAGGCCGGCGCCACCAAGCCCGACACCGAGCCCGCGCCCTCGCCTCCGCAAACTGTTG ATGTTGAGAAAAAGGAATCGAGGAATAATGACAGGCGCCGTGAAGAAGTTGACCGTGAAAAAGAATCTAAGCGGGAATCACGATC TACACTCAAGGAACGAGTCAAAGAGGAAGTCAGAAGTAAAGATAGATCCCCGCGGGAACGCTCACACAgg GAGGAACGATATTTGGAAACGGTGTCGCCACCACATGACCATCGCAGCGCTCCCGATGATGTAGAACgtg ATGTAAAGCGACGTAAAGTAGAAAACAGCGGCAATGGCAAG CAGGGTAGCAAAGACATAGAGGAACGTTCGcctgaaaaagaaaaacgaaaGGCTAAATTGAGGGGTGATGAACGTAAAGAGCGTAAGATGAATCGCAAAAGG GACAGAGCGGAAGAATCCGTGATTTTGGAGCAAAAACGGCGACGAGATGAACAAAAAG cagtTATCAAAATGGGAAGTCATCAAAATGGTTCGCAAGAGGATCATCACTATGAAAAATACCACAAAAGg GAAAAGTCACCATTCCGAGATCGTTCACACGAAGAACCAAGAGACAATAAACA TAGACGGTCGAACGAATCGAAAATAAGAAGATGA